A stretch of the Vicia villosa cultivar HV-30 ecotype Madison, WI unplaced genomic scaffold, Vvil1.0 ctg.000024F_1_1, whole genome shotgun sequence genome encodes the following:
- the LOC131622055 gene encoding uncharacterized protein LOC131622055: MDMERGNSRTISATTFHDVTVDLVCQYQFENGSSQVLFLDVDNNQKNGAFLNHSLSFSVESFVQTLASCNGLILLSGYVTDQPCYYVVNPLTKESTTIPHPCIQETLIRVGLASDDYNQFKIVLVEAKSSSKLMTGLEFHVFSSDTSEWSTVKVNHSVNLNLPPLPEFEFKELSTQPLYSNGSVHWEIGGKLLVFHVKENSCELIELPDFSKDWPWQSTMMYRRCLCKSSGCVYYCYTDLDGFHIWELLKENYDLGLFRDSGKFRWKLVHTVTHEIFTSTCDEFHDTLLEWEPLTPIAYTKQAQTIYLQIPGAVVGYDFVTEDLRLICRYSYPAMNFNCCSFLCSTSFGTHNVPRERELVTDGEIMELNLPVKDIELLFL; the protein is encoded by the coding sequence ATGGACATGGAGCGAGGGAATTCTCGAACCATTTCGGCTACTACTTTTCATGATGTCACAGTGGATCTTGTTTGCCAGTATCAGTTTGAAAATGGGTCATCTCAGGTTTTGTTTTTGGATGTTGATAACAATCAAAAGAATGGAGCTTTCCTTAACCATTCCCTAAGTTTCTCTGTTGAAAGCTTTGTTCAAACACTTGCTTCATGCAATGGCTTGATCCTCTTATCGGGTTATGTCACTGATCAACCCTGCTACTATGTGGTAAATCCTCTTACAAAAGAGTCTACCACGATCCCTCATCCTTGTATTCAAGAAACTCTTATTCGAGTTGGTTTAGCTTCCGATGATTATAACCAGTTTAAGATTGTTCTTGTTGAAGcaaaatcttcttccaaattGATGACCGGACTAGAGTTTCATGTATTTTCTTCTGACACAAGCGAATGGAGTACGGTAAAGGTAAACCATTCTGTCAATTTAAATCTGCCTCCTTTGCCAGAATTCGAGTTTAAGGAACTATCGACACAACCTCTTTATTCAAATGGTTCAGTCCATTGGGAAATTGGTGGAAAATTATTGGTGTTTCATGTCAAAGAAAACAGCTGTGAACTAATTGAACTGCCAGATTTTTCCAAAGATTGGCCATGGCAATCGACGATGATGTATCGCCGATGCTTGTGCAAATCGAGCGGCTGTGTTTACTATTGTTACACTGATTTGGATGGTTTCCACATTTGGGAGCTTCTCAAGGAGAATTATGATCTCGGGCTGTTTCGTGATTCTGGAAAATTTAGGTGGAAACTAGTCCATACTGTCACACATGAGATTTTTACCTCTACGTGTGACGAATTTCATGACACATTATTGGAATGGGAGCCGCTTACGCCTATTGCGTATACCAAACAAGCACAGACTATATACTTGCAGATTCCAGGTGCTGTTGTTGGTTATGATTTTGTTACAGAAGATTTGAGATTAATCTGTAGATATTCATATCCAGCGATGAACTTCAACTGCTGCTCATTTCTATGTTCAACTAGTTTTGGGACTCATAATGTGCCTAGAGAAAGAGAATTGGTGACTGATGGAGAAATAATGGAGCTGAATTTACCAGTAAAAGATATTGAATTGTTGTTTCTTTAG